atatatttgctgAATATGTTATCTACTCTTGAGGTTATATAATATGCTCAAACCCCACAGCCATGAAAAGCATTGCTTATGTGCAGTAGCATAATGTACAAGGAAAGACtcaaatatatgtaaaaaaaatacatttagaagaacATGTCAAAACATCTACTGACACAGGAAATATGGCAGGAAATATTTCACACTGTAGTACTCCTATTTTTCTTCTTCGGTGTGTTAACAtgcacaatatttattttagtgTAACCAGATTAAGGAAATTCTCATTTGAATCTATCCCAATAAACTATTAAACCAGAATAAATGTAACACAAATTACAATATGAAAGATAGTTTGAACGTTTTAGTGGTCTCTTTCAAATACAGTATGCTTTTCAAATctttttgacaaaacaaaaaaaatacacaagctTGGAGGTAGTTGACAGTAATGTTATATGACCAGACTGCTTTCTAACCAATGCATACAGTACTACTGTAAAACAATGGTATTTATTTCTTCAGCTCCAAATGAAATACGCTGACAAATGTTACCCCCAATTAAAATGATGTGATCTTACTGCCAAATTAAAAATCCATGTAATAAATAGTATGTCTTCTTGTGATTGGACCAGAGAGCTAGATAGATGTTCATGTCACattcaaacaaacaacaattgttTTATCAAGCTATTGTGCTTTTTAAATTTACATGAATGCAAACTCCTAGCAATGTCTTCACTCGTTTTTTGCTTAGTCTGTGTGCTAAAAAGATTGTTCTGTAATCAATGACGCCTACCTGCAATCCAACTCATGTCACTTTAGTTAATTGGAGTTTACACTCACACGTTCTCATCAACAATTACCTTAATTTGGTTACATACACTGTAGTCATCATGATTGTGAGCATGTTAACATACTTGAGTATTGCCAGTATAGAAATTCaacgttttctttttctttttttttttttttacaatttttgttaaaaaaaaaaaagccaacaaacAGTAATTGGGGTACATTGGGCCAAGATGCATTTGCTGCTGTGCAATTGCTATCGCTCAAGTACACATTTGAAGCAAGGACAGTGTGCATCTCAACTTGTAGTGTTGCATCCCAACTGGAGTTTATAGGTCTACAGGACTTGGCCACATTTTATGCTTCACATGATTTTCATATTGAATTGTATGGGCGTCTCGGTCGGACTCGCCTCTTCTGTGTCTTCTTTGCGCGGAACATACTCAACCTCTATACTTGGCTTTGTGTTGTCTTTTCCTCGGCTCCAGAGAAACAGAATTACAAGACAGAACAGTACAACTCCAAGGAAAGAAATGAACCCCATGGTGGTTGCAATGATTAACGTCTTAACGTCAAATGGAAATGGAATTGTGGTCCGGGTAACATTCGCACCGTCATCGCTCGGCTGGTTGGAAATGAAGGCAAATGTCTTGTTTGGTTGATGAGGCCAATTAGGGGAGTAGCTATGTACAAAAAGATGGCTACCTTTTGTGTCATTGCCTGCTGCATTGCTTGCAATGCACAAGTAAGTGCCGTTGTCTTGAATTTGGGCATAACGAACCTCCAATGTACCATCATTGGACACAGACAGTCTTGACCCCATAGTTTTGGTGGTAATATATTCTTTCTTGGGAGAAAGCCACATGATGACAGGGGCTGGATCACCCTCAGCTTGGCAAGAGAAGCTGACTGTAGTTCCTTCATCCACATGGCTCTCTTGAACTTTGTTATCCACAATTTTTGATTTCTGGCAGATGAAATAATCAGAAGGGAGGATATCTGGGAAGTCTTTGAACTCCTTTCCTTGCACAACACCAGGTGAAGCACAGATGGGTTGCTGTCTATTAAAGTTTAACCTCCACCTCCGGCGGAAAACCCAGAGCAAGCGACAGTCACATGCCAAAGGATTGTCATGCAAAGCCAGGGTCTCCAGATTACCCACTGAGTGGAAGACAGACTCCTCCAGGGTGTTCAACCTATTACTGGAAACATTGAGAACGTGCAAATGATTTAGTCCTCGGAAAGAGTAAGGTTCAATGGCAATTAATCTGCCACCAGCCAAGTGAAAAGCCTGGAGCTTTTGTAGATTGTGAAGTTGGTTTCCTTCAACAGTATGGATGGGATTGAAAGACAGGTTCAGAAATCGTAAATATCTTAGGTGACTGATAGCTTGGTAGGGAATAACAGTAAGATTACAGTTTGTGATTGCTAATGAGGTCAGGTTGATACCAAATAAGCATTTTGGGGTCATGATATCCAGGGAAGGCATATGTGATATTTCTAGTACTCTTAGCCTATACAGCCTCTTAAAGGAGTAGTCCCTTATGGCAGTGATGTTGAGATAGCGTAACCGAAGTGACAGCAGGTTGTGCAGATGGCTCAGGGCATCAGTGGGCACAGAGGACAGCTTATAACCCTCAATGTTGAGGGTTTCAAGATTGCTGAGGCCTTGAAACGATCGTGGTGAGATGAAAACAAGGTCATTGTCACCCACTTCCAGTACCCTCAGGTTGTAGAGTTCTTGGAACATGTAGTCCAGCAGAATGACAATTTTGTTCTCACTAATATCCAGCTGTGTAAGGTTATTGAGGCCAGTGAACACACCCAGTTGAATGAGCTTGAGCTGGTTATTGCGCAACCCAAGAGTCCGTAGATTCACAAGGTTGCTAAAAGCGCCAGACTCAATGGATGAAATTATGTTTTCATTCAGTTGGAGCTCCTCCAGCTGTGGGTAGTTGATGAATTCCTCAGGCCCAAGAAGTTTTAGACGGTTCTTACTCAGATCAAGAAGCCTTGTTTCAGTGGGGATGCCTTCCGGAAGAGTAGCCAATCGTCTTCGATGGCACACAACTGAGCGCTCCTGGGCATTGCAATCACATCGGGAAGGGCATCCAGTGGTCGAACCAGAGAGGACAGTGCCCAGCATCAGGATCAGGATGGGCTGCCAGCACGCTACCAAGTAGCTGTGCCCCCCTGCCTCAGCAGTGACCATCCTACTGCTGCCCTatagagagagaggaaaaaagttaGCTTTAATGGGGTGGACACAAGGGCAGAAATAAACTTAGCATTATTAATACATATTTGCCATTTTGcatttcaaattttgcggcttcattctagcacagtttttcaaacatgtatttattaataaatcatgctgtttcgaatttgaatacggcctattattagtcaaaaacatatgcatattgaaggaaattgtatgcattttttgcctaaatgaaggacttttatgcataaaaatggctaactgaactaaaatacaactctaaggcattcagaagacacattcaaagacacattcaaagacgctgtcaATGATATATCGTAGAGATCGACTACGTGTAACCAATCAGCTGTGGGTGGGACAATGCTGGAGACAGAACTGCAGACAGAGGGGCTCGGCTGCATCAGAACCAAAATAACCCAGGCTGACAGCAATTTGTATCAAAATGCTGAATATCAGCCCATAATGTTGGCAaagtgtcagtagtgttactgtaatattcggtgcgacacacaagcaccagacttgatcgccggaccaacaggcttttattgcaggtttgaattatctcacaacaggcacaatgatccctaTTAAAAATCCTTAATAATAACAcgtgctactgttgcggccgtaacccatgccatgTTACAACTGAACTCTGAGCCCCCAacatcatttcctgtctgcccgccactcagctcgccccgggaacacatttatagcaacacacacaagcacgagtcttattaaagggatagtttggattttttgacatgaagttgtatgacatccccatcagcattgtagtccaataacagcgaatTACCTCCCGCTTGGTTTCCTAAGTCCAATTCTGGTCaaatttccgtgatgaagaatgtagttccacttagttgctggggacagtcaagtaaagagtttggcttctcaaaacaatatgtgttcaaaagattaatacatttgcatcacaaaagtgCCTTCTCATTAAAactcagacctcacaaaacgcttgccgtgatatatttgtctcccgccgtattcctgcgcactgtggTACAcgtttgtgtatgtgacgaagacgctcgcatcaaCTTCTGCGGTCAtcttgtatatgtatgtgttccacagcggaagaagatgcgagtgtctccGTCACATTCAAATGAATGCACAAGAGACAGTGTGCCATACAActtgtcatacaacttcatgtcaaaaaatctgaactatccctttaatgtctTAATGGCATATTTACTCTTACCATAttgtgtaatacaagtgtaaatgtgactatgggggtgttatttcatgttgagaggggtctaataatgttaaaaaaacacatttagaaggccgtaaactggttttctatgctctaactacaaaaatattcaatttataaataaggaatcctacttcggggAAATTCATGTTTCATggtcatgtctggaaccaattcaccacgataaacgagggattactatatactgtacactaacATTGTGGCACATTGGCATTTAAACAATTTTGAGCATCTGCCAAAAAAGCCACCAACTGAAAAAGCAAAGTATTTACATACAAACACATTCAGTCCCTGCTGGGATGTTGCTGTAGCAGTCAGATAAGATTATTGAGAGTTGCCAAGAGGTGACAAACTGAGTACAAGGGATTGGAAATTTGATTCCTTTATACCCAGGGgatattaaataaataccttACATTATACACAAATGTATCTGCAAATTTGAACAAATTCGGCTAAGATTTCAATCTCAACAATGAAATGTCGCTCGACATTCATACAGTATACCACGTTAGCCACGTTTATATAGGCTTTCAAAGTACCTGTACATGTGAAAGTGCATATACAGTGCTTTTAAAAGCTTTTGGTTGCCTCCCATCCTCCTTTTAGATATCAAATTTAATAATAGTGAAGACAAGAAAGATTAGGATATTCTTGCACCAGAATAAATGATGTTTCATGCAAGCAATCATGGAGTGCATTAAGGACATGACAACTTTAAATTAGAAGAAAATTTGCAGTAGAACAGCAGTTTCCTTCCAGTGTGTAAAGGGCATTGTAAAAAGTAGGCAAAAGTGTTTTgcaaattgagaaaaaaaggaaaaaaatatcatcCAGGGACTTTTAATAAACATCCATTTACTATGAATAATCCCATTGAATAAGGCTTTAAGTGAAAAATAGTATTGCTAAGATTGAATACATAAAACCCACGTGTTTATCTCTTCGACACATAATCACATAATGTGATTTTACCGTGTCAAGGCAGAAATATGAACGAGCATGTGGTCCCCTATCTTTGCTAATCGAAAGCAAACGAATGCAAATGCTGCGGTGATTTTCTTACCAGAGCACATGCATGATTTATGATGCAGAGTGTTGTAAGGACAGAGGAGCTATCTGTGTAATCCAGCCTTACAGCACAGATCTTCTCACTATAACACTTCTTTGTTTTGACCTTGAGATAGTgtgcagacaaaaaaaagatacaaacaAATcctcataaaaacaacaaaggacCTGATAAGCTGCTGTTATGCATTTTGTATGACCATTTTCAAGTATACTTGGGAGTAGTGAGAGGAAATCAATATTGCCCAACAATATCTCCCTCAATACTGTGTACCAGTTTTGAGTTTCTCTTCATTTTTCCTTTGAATTGGTGTGGTTGAGAAGAACATGAGTGGACTATTTACGCTCTGACTGCTAGCATCACTCCCTCTGACATCGTCTTTTCATGCCTTGGTTCGCTATTGCCACAGGGTTCGTGAAAATTGGGATAGAGGTCTCCACTCTGAATGGTTTACCAAATGTCTGCAAGCGGAATAGAGATGGATGAATCAATCCAACTGCATCGGTGCATTCGGGCATTTCTGGTGTTTTAGTTGCTGTTCATGTGGTATGGCTGgcttgagatgcatttttttcaatcaaaaatAGAAGAACACAAACAccagcatatgttaccaatagtggtttaaagaaataaaagaacagaccaaaaaaaagccTATATTTTCCTCAATTACATATTAAACAGCATAAAAATAGGCAAGAATTGGCATACTGCCAGAATAAGATGACTGCACTCACAGCTGTCTGGTATTTATGTACATATCTGTAGCGTccgcacacacaaaagcagtctcagagaagcgaccaACAATTTTCAGTCATGCTGTTGTTACGATatgccagtggttctcaattattttttgtcgtGGCCCGACTGGGGGACAGAAGTGTTTTTGCCCTCCCctcgatttgaaatactgttgagaaactgataagatctatttatctgtactgtacagactgaacacaaaagtgaaaccagcgaaatgcaagaaaatggagaGCTTGGAAGCATACCAGCGTATTCAAACTGTATGCTgggtacgacaaattcatacatgttggcaggtctgcactaatattgaaagtcctcctgCCTCTCAagcccccctgacagttcactgccccccccccccccccgaccccCTCACCGCCCACAGCACTATGCTATGCCATGCTATTCAGTGATAGTAACATCAATAGTTGAACTTTGTCACATCACaacatacatactgtaactaATGCATGTGTGTGGGCAGTAGTTTACATGCTCAAAACAGGAAGAGGGCAGGATATCATCTTTGCAGTATGTTTGAAAGGTAGCGCCCTCTAGGCGGCCACATATTCGTGACATACAGCAGGTTCAAGACAAAAGGATGCCAGAGAATAACAAGAACACATACTCTACATTGTGTTTAactaaaaacatgacatttcatAATTCTAAACATGGGTATCCTGATTTGATACTGATATTGGATATTGGTCCGATTTTAGCTAAAAAACAAGTattggattatatcggcctgcatttAAAATCTCCtatcatgcacaagtttcccgtgttGGTGAAAAACCGGCGAAGTTTAATGCGATCAACCTCAttgcgcatttgaagcagcgtcACAAAAAACGGTAGGAACATTTTCGCTTGACCAAACATCCAATGCTGTCCGAAATATTTGCAATGCATGAGAAACACGGATGAGACGGCAAATAGTCAcgagctataacagaaaagagccagcacccgttggtggtgagtaatgttggGTTTAAACCCTTCAATGAACACTttgagctacagtatattatgtgTAGCCTCCACTACATTATCATTAAAACGGCTCATTATCATTAAAATGCAGGTTGTATAAAGAAGTACATGGGTCAGATTTTCTAATacttactgttgctgactattgttctctgtttaagatatatcacttcatcaaaccttttctaacattctacACTACATCAAGGGCAGTCAGGTTCTGGCCAATCAGAACTCAGACAGCGACGCTTCGCTGGACGAGGATGACTACACGCTGTCATCATTGGAAGATAAagaccaagcgttggattgttcacccgcTAATAGGGATTGAGCTGggattagaccgtcgtgagagaGGTTACTtctaccctactgatgatgtgttgttgcaataatTCTCTGAGCACACTGAGCCTGCTATATTATGCAGAGTCATCACTGTGTTATCATTAAAACTATGCTGCAGgttgcataaagaagtaaatgggtcagtttgtGTAATAGtcactgttgctgactattacTGTTTAAGTAACttcatcaagccttttctaacattccactctacataataagtcataaaagtgtgatttgtgctgatatcgtCGGATTGATATCAGAATCGTGTAGGAAATTAAAAAGCTGTATTGGGGCACCCataattttaaataatgtaaagcatttataacaaaaaaaaatagtcttcTTGTTCAAAATACAAGAAAAGAGTTCCAAACATTACTTGCAGTGACAGAAACACAAACTGTAGCACATTTTCATATTCAACCTCTACATAGGAATGTGACGTGTATTTACATGACTGCTAATACTTTAATGTGGCGGGGCCGGTCAAAGAAGAACTCATAAATTATAtcaaaagatgtatttttattcttaaatgaatgaaaaaaaataattggacTCCAACAAAGAGGACACTTTTCTCATGCAGGACAAAAGGGCAGTTGCCCGAGCACTACTAGGGGTCTATTCGTGCACGTGTCTGTCTAGCCTTTGGCCTAGAGAGTACCACCTTAGCCAAGAATGATGGGCTCAGTGCACTGTCATTGACATAGCATCCAAATAGTCTGTTTATGTTCCACCCAGAAATATAAAGCAATGTATTAATCAGTAGTTTATTAAAAATTATACAGCGTATAATAATGAATGA
The sequence above is a segment of the Dunckerocampus dactyliophorus isolate RoL2022-P2 chromosome 3, RoL_Ddac_1.1, whole genome shotgun sequence genome. Coding sequences within it:
- the lingo1b gene encoding leucine-rich repeat and immunoglobulin-like domain-containing nogo receptor-interacting protein 1-B, whose amino-acid sequence is MTVLGSSRMVTAEAGGHSYLVACWQPILILMLGTVLSGSTTGCPSRCDCNAQERSVVCHRRRLATLPEGIPTETRLLDLSKNRLKLLGPEEFINYPQLEELQLNENIISSIESGAFSNLVNLRTLGLRNNQLKLIQLGVFTGLNNLTQLDISENKIVILLDYMFQELYNLRVLEVGDNDLVFISPRSFQGLSNLETLNIEGYKLSSVPTDALSHLHNLLSLRLRYLNITAIRDYSFKRLYRLRVLEISHMPSLDIMTPKCLFGINLTSLAITNCNLTVIPYQAISHLRYLRFLNLSFNPIHTVEGNQLHNLQKLQAFHLAGGRLIAIEPYSFRGLNHLHVLNVSSNRLNTLEESVFHSVGNLETLALHDNPLACDCRLLWVFRRRWRLNFNRQQPICASPGVVQGKEFKDFPDILPSDYFICQKSKIVDNKVQESHVDEGTTVSFSCQAEGDPAPVIMWLSPKKEYITTKTMGSRLSVSNDGTLEVRYAQIQDNGTYLCIASNAAGNDTKGSHLFVHSYSPNWPHQPNKTFAFISNQPSDDGANVTRTTIPFPFDVKTLIIATTMGFISFLGVVLFCLVILFLWSRGKDNTKPSIEVEYVPRKEDTEEASPTETPIQFNMKIM